From the Oxobacter pfennigii genome, one window contains:
- a CDS encoding uroporphyrinogen decarboxylase family protein has product MSNNIPPSRQPEGSFPWRLQQVPRPLGDRPITAKENQRLVYEGKIPMWMPVWLMDNQYCWPDVVLEHPMYEQDGFDWWGTEWVMVESAGGMMVKPGTRTVTDIAKWREEMPIPDLSKVDFEEDAKLQTARYDNTRMHVFHCPEGLFERLHECMPFDEALMLFYEDPEAVQDFFTGIADFKIELLKKVFHYYDPIDYVIYGDDWGTQISGFFSNEMFREAIMPQTKRIWDFIKSQGKFIELHSCGLTQQYIEEIIEMGCDAWTPQAINDFDMLTEKYGNKIALTVPVAGMDKAATEEEARQLARQFVDKFAPRGRIIAGFMMNPNPAISQAASDELYKYSSEFYANMRKEAEQTA; this is encoded by the coding sequence GTGAGCAATAATATCCCTCCTTCCAGACAGCCTGAGGGCTCATTTCCCTGGAGGCTGCAGCAAGTCCCAAGACCACTAGGAGACCGCCCCATCACTGCAAAGGAAAACCAGCGTCTGGTTTATGAAGGTAAAATCCCCATGTGGATGCCTGTTTGGCTTATGGACAACCAATATTGCTGGCCGGATGTAGTGTTGGAGCATCCAATGTACGAGCAGGACGGTTTTGACTGGTGGGGAACCGAATGGGTAATGGTTGAGTCCGCCGGCGGAATGATGGTAAAACCCGGCACAAGAACAGTGACAGATATAGCAAAATGGAGAGAAGAAATGCCCATCCCCGATTTAAGCAAGGTGGACTTTGAAGAGGATGCAAAGCTTCAGACCGCCCGCTACGATAATACGAGAATGCACGTTTTCCACTGTCCCGAAGGCCTTTTCGAGCGCCTGCATGAATGTATGCCCTTCGATGAAGCCCTTATGCTTTTCTACGAAGATCCCGAGGCCGTTCAGGACTTTTTCACCGGTATTGCAGATTTCAAAATTGAACTCTTAAAAAAAGTATTTCACTACTATGACCCCATCGATTACGTAATTTATGGTGATGACTGGGGTACTCAGATTTCAGGATTTTTCTCAAATGAAATGTTCAGGGAAGCAATAATGCCTCAGACCAAGAGAATATGGGATTTTATCAAGAGCCAGGGCAAATTCATCGAGCTTCACTCCTGCGGATTAACCCAGCAGTACATAGAGGAAATTATAGAAATGGGCTGTGATGCCTGGACTCCTCAGGCTATAAATGATTTTGACATGCTTACGGAAAAATACGGCAATAAGATTGCACTTACCGTTCCTGTTGCAGGTATGGACAAAGCCGCAACAGAAGAAGAAGCAAGACAATTAGCTCGCCAATTTGTTGATAAATTTGCTCCAAGAGGAAGGATAATTGCAGGCTTCATGATGAATCCTAATCCTGCCATATCCCAAGCCGCCTCCGATGAACTATATAAATATTCATCCGAATTTTATGCAAATATGCGCAAAGAGGCAGAACAAACTGCCTGA
- a CDS encoding ABC transporter permease produces MALFRKVIRTIFENKARYIGSTLLLVISSMMFVMLNTTSANLDHAFKLFSERNALSDAEFSINGEIDSRDLGKQFTAKVELGGTADCQVHPGQTLRVFAMMNEVNIPAVHKGNLPGASEIMLDRLFAETNGYEIGDTITVSGKEFTVSGYSFLPNYIYVIKSKEEIMNDPKIFGVGLVGKGDFAALPDQNKVYAIRFDQRENIKSQEAAVKNQLRSQGISITNWQSTEKKVNVSYVPMEVGVLSTMSAAVPSAMLALSCVLLGMMMFRMIKSESVIIGTFYAQGYRRRELRSHYLMFPLLVSAIGSVLGSALGLVLSGSVFSFMLTAFPMPAYEVIVNPWLLVFSVLLPILLLCGVTWLITGRVLKARPAVLMRGGEVKNKINFIEGSLKLDRFKFHTKFKIREQVRSLSRTFFLLFGIVVATMLMLYGLTMKSSVDYMLTEGVKELYNLEYEYVYTSEKTGAPPEGTEQFGAAYVSLPEDEDVSFYVTGVLPGTERIKLKDTSGQAFKPEQTTITAPLAKKLKVNAGSSLTVFDTEDGKEHTFIIEKIADTYAGDFLFMPLESFNAEFGMPADTYIGIWSDQPMTFAQGEIQSTKSIDAIIEGFGILLDQMGPMVYGLIGSAFVLGLIIIYIVTGIVVDESRSSISLMKVFGYRKKEVRKLILGSNTLIVVIGYLLGIPALLGTVGVFYESLTESLQLVLPVKLSISYILLGFGVVLATYEFAKLMCRKKVARVPMSEALKAGTE; encoded by the coding sequence ATGGCGCTTTTCAGAAAAGTAATCCGAACTATATTCGAGAACAAAGCCCGCTATATCGGCTCCACGCTTTTGCTTGTCATCAGCAGTATGATGTTTGTTATGCTGAATACGACATCAGCTAATTTAGACCATGCATTTAAACTGTTTTCTGAGAGGAATGCGCTGTCCGATGCGGAATTTTCCATAAACGGTGAAATTGATTCCAGAGACCTGGGTAAACAATTTACAGCTAAGGTGGAGCTGGGCGGTACAGCCGACTGCCAAGTACATCCCGGGCAAACTTTGCGGGTGTTTGCCATGATGAATGAGGTTAATATCCCTGCGGTTCATAAAGGCAATTTACCCGGGGCCTCGGAGATTATGCTTGATCGTCTGTTTGCCGAAACCAACGGTTATGAAATCGGGGATACCATCACGGTGTCGGGCAAGGAATTCACCGTTTCCGGATACAGTTTTCTGCCTAATTATATCTATGTAATCAAGTCAAAGGAAGAGATTATGAACGATCCCAAGATCTTTGGGGTAGGACTGGTCGGTAAAGGGGACTTTGCCGCCTTGCCTGATCAAAATAAGGTGTATGCCATTCGTTTTGACCAACGGGAGAATATCAAATCTCAGGAGGCGGCTGTCAAAAACCAGCTGCGTTCACAAGGTATCAGTATCACCAATTGGCAAAGCACAGAAAAGAAAGTCAACGTCTCTTATGTTCCCATGGAGGTGGGCGTATTGTCCACCATGAGCGCTGCCGTCCCGTCTGCCATGCTGGCGCTCTCCTGTGTTCTGCTCGGGATGATGATGTTCCGCATGATTAAAAGCGAATCTGTCATCATCGGAACATTTTATGCCCAAGGCTACCGCAGGCGTGAATTGCGCAGTCATTATCTGATGTTTCCGCTTCTGGTGTCCGCAATTGGCTCGGTTCTGGGCTCCGCATTAGGCCTGGTGCTATCAGGCAGTGTGTTCAGCTTTATGCTGACGGCCTTTCCCATGCCGGCTTATGAAGTAATTGTCAATCCCTGGCTGCTTGTTTTCTCGGTGCTGCTTCCAATCCTGCTTCTTTGCGGCGTTACCTGGTTGATCACCGGCAGGGTGCTGAAAGCACGTCCGGCTGTCCTTATGAGAGGCGGAGAAGTAAAAAATAAAATTAATTTTATCGAGGGCAGTTTAAAGCTTGACCGGTTTAAATTCCATACCAAGTTCAAAATCAGAGAGCAAGTCCGCAGTTTATCCAGAACCTTCTTCCTGCTATTTGGGATTGTTGTAGCTACCATGCTTATGCTGTATGGGCTGACCATGAAAAGCTCTGTTGACTATATGCTCACCGAGGGAGTCAAGGAATTGTATAACCTGGAGTACGAGTATGTATATACTTCCGAGAAAACCGGAGCACCGCCGGAGGGAACCGAACAGTTCGGCGCGGCCTATGTCAGCCTTCCTGAGGATGAGGACGTCAGCTTTTATGTGACAGGAGTTCTGCCCGGCACCGAGAGGATCAAACTTAAAGACACCAGCGGACAGGCTTTTAAACCCGAACAAACTACGATTACGGCTCCGCTGGCGAAAAAGCTGAAGGTAAATGCTGGCAGCAGCCTGACGGTATTTGATACGGAAGACGGCAAGGAACACACGTTTATAATTGAGAAAATAGCCGACACCTATGCCGGAGATTTCCTGTTCATGCCCCTTGAAAGCTTCAACGCCGAGTTCGGCATGCCGGCCGACACTTATATCGGGATTTGGAGCGACCAGCCGATGACCTTTGCTCAAGGAGAGATTCAAAGTACAAAATCCATTGATGCCATCATAGAAGGCTTTGGTATATTGCTTGATCAAATGGGTCCGATGGTTTACGGACTGATTGGATCCGCCTTTGTTCTCGGCCTGATTATCATCTATATCGTCACCGGTATCGTGGTTGACGAAAGTCGAAGCAGCATTTCATTAATGAAAGTTTTTGGCTACAGAAAAAAGGAAGTGCGGAAGTTGATTTTGGGCAGCAATACCTTGATTGTTGTCATAGGTTATTTGCTCGGGATCCCCGCTTTACTGGGAACCGTGGGGGTGTTTTATGAATCTTTGACCGAGAGCCTGCAGCTCGTCCTGCCGGTTAAGCTGAGCATCAGTTATATACTCCTGGGATTTGGTGTGGTGCTGGCTACCTATGAATTTGCCAAGCTGATGTGCCGTAAAAAAGTGGCCCGTGTCCCTATGAGTGAAGCTCTTAAGGCGGGGACGGAATAA
- a CDS encoding GlmL-related ornithine degradation protein, translating into MKADILVAEIGSTTTVVNAFDAIDSDKPIFLGQGQAPTSVGMGDVTIGLFRSIDNLKENMKTDTLEWNEFFASSSAAGGLKMTVHGLVYDMTVRAAKEAALGAGAIIKYITAGKLRKSDLNKIKEIDPNLILVAGGVDYGERDTALYNMELILNMRLKTPIIYAGNIENRQEIMDITKDANQKIYMVDNVYPRIDDLNITPARQAIQQAFEEHITRAPGMAKIKELVNGPIIPTPGAVMEASMSLYEDIGDLLVVDVGGATTDVHSVTEGSDEIQKILISPEPAAKRTVEGDLGVYINLHNIIEYLEYDKLLEEFGKDIEKFIRDPKPIPETNMEKSFIEKITHEAVSIALRRHAGKLRSFYGPSGKKTIAEGKDLTNVKWVIGTGGALTRLSGRELLKKALSANTGSLYPKGNFSIFIDNHYIMASLGVLSKKYKRAAVSLLKESLSL; encoded by the coding sequence ATGAAAGCTGACATATTAGTTGCGGAAATAGGAAGCACCACAACGGTTGTCAACGCCTTTGACGCTATAGACTCCGACAAGCCAATATTCTTAGGGCAGGGCCAGGCACCCACAAGCGTAGGGATGGGCGATGTCACCATAGGCCTTTTTAGGTCAATTGATAACTTAAAAGAAAATATGAAAACAGATACACTGGAGTGGAATGAATTTTTCGCTTCCAGCAGCGCCGCCGGAGGCCTTAAAATGACGGTTCACGGCCTGGTTTATGATATGACTGTCAGGGCAGCTAAAGAAGCTGCCCTGGGAGCCGGCGCCATAATAAAATATATAACTGCCGGAAAACTTCGAAAAAGCGATTTAAATAAAATAAAAGAAATAGACCCTAACCTCATACTGGTAGCTGGCGGAGTTGACTACGGTGAAAGGGATACCGCTCTTTATAATATGGAATTGATATTAAATATGAGGCTTAAAACTCCCATAATATATGCCGGAAATATAGAAAACCGGCAGGAAATAATGGATATTACCAAAGATGCCAATCAGAAAATTTATATGGTTGATAACGTATACCCAAGAATAGATGATCTCAATATCACTCCTGCCAGACAGGCAATACAGCAGGCTTTTGAAGAGCACATAACCAGGGCTCCGGGGATGGCAAAGATTAAAGAACTGGTAAATGGACCCATTATCCCCACTCCCGGTGCCGTCATGGAGGCTTCCATGTCTCTTTATGAAGATATAGGAGACCTCCTTGTTGTTGATGTAGGGGGAGCTACAACAGATGTGCATTCGGTTACTGAAGGCAGCGACGAAATACAAAAAATACTCATAAGCCCTGAGCCAGCGGCTAAAAGGACGGTAGAAGGAGACCTGGGTGTCTATATCAATCTTCATAATATCATTGAATATCTTGAGTATGATAAGCTTTTAGAAGAATTCGGAAAAGATATTGAAAAATTCATCCGTGACCCTAAACCCATCCCGGAAACCAATATGGAAAAATCCTTTATTGAAAAAATTACTCACGAGGCGGTAAGCATTGCCCTAAGACGTCACGCGGGAAAGTTGCGGTCTTTTTACGGGCCTTCGGGCAAGAAAACCATTGCCGAAGGCAAGGACCTTACGAATGTGAAATGGGTTATAGGCACCGGGGGTGCTTTAACCAGGCTTAGCGGCAGGGAACTATTAAAAAAAGCACTGTCAGCCAATACGGGAAGCCTTTATCCCAAAGGCAATTTCAGTATATTTATAGATAATCATTATATAATGGCTTCCCTTGGAGTATTGTCTAAAAAGTATAAAAGGGCTGCAGTTAGCCTTCTTAAGGAAAGCTTAAGTCTTTAA
- the oraE gene encoding D-ornithine 4,5-aminomutase subunit OraE, with protein MKLNKDVKIDIEEILKDLESYKPKRRGWHWRENKGIHNIGEFEYRQASQPLKNSLPLPASKSFGYMDPQPDCVITTEIASGRFEDDIRRMRMAAWNGADHIMVIRTAGQSHFDGLIEGTPEGVGGVPISRKQVRVTRKALDLIEEEVGRPINFHSYISGVAGPDIAVMFAEEGVNGAHQDPQYNVLYRNINMVRSFVDAAVAKKVMAFADMLQIDGAHNANATAVKAWKVMPELMVQHGINSAYSKMAGMKPQNISLSTVPPTAPPAPSIRIDLPYAVALRELFKGYKMRAQMNTKYMESDMREATVTHTLNLLISRLTGADIQSTITPDEGRNVPWHYNNINAINTAKQALLGMDGINEILEIKRDGELGKNVRELKERAVLFLEEILEYGGYFNAVEQGFFVDSGYYPERNGDGIARSIKGGSGAGTVVERDADYMAPVCHHFGYNNLPHDVENPCDLIGGCTLCNHDKISYIDELDEEDNVSSRLESTYEYRKTDSLKPEVEWAGDGIISTTFFLPVNERTAEFAAIEMAKKMGLEDVVVIHRQKMQDAEGTLVEVKGKLPFSIDISSLVIPEKPEVLSDDDIKNFIMEYPLKIVAATAGEDEHSVGLKEIIDIKHGGIEKYGIECHYLGTSCPVEKLVDAAIEINACAILISTIITHNNVHIDNMAKLNQLCTEKGVRDKIILVGGGTQVSNEIAVSAGLDAGFGRGTHGNDVASFLVKKKMEMGEFQYES; from the coding sequence ATGAAATTGAATAAAGACGTAAAAATCGATATAGAAGAAATATTAAAGGATCTTGAAAGCTACAAGCCCAAGCGAAGAGGCTGGCACTGGAGGGAAAACAAAGGTATTCATAACATAGGAGAGTTTGAATACCGTCAGGCATCACAGCCCTTAAAAAACAGCCTACCCCTTCCCGCATCCAAAAGTTTCGGATATATGGACCCCCAGCCCGACTGTGTAATCACCACGGAAATTGCCTCGGGAAGATTTGAGGATGACATAAGAAGGATGAGGATGGCAGCCTGGAACGGAGCAGATCACATAATGGTAATCCGCACGGCAGGCCAGAGCCATTTTGACGGACTTATAGAAGGCACCCCGGAGGGTGTCGGCGGCGTGCCCATTTCAAGGAAGCAGGTGCGGGTTACGAGGAAAGCACTGGATTTAATCGAAGAGGAAGTAGGGCGGCCCATTAATTTTCACTCTTATATAAGCGGCGTGGCAGGACCGGATATTGCCGTAATGTTTGCTGAAGAAGGAGTTAACGGGGCTCACCAGGACCCGCAATACAATGTGCTCTACAGGAATATAAACATGGTAAGGTCATTTGTAGACGCTGCCGTTGCAAAAAAAGTGATGGCCTTTGCCGATATGCTCCAGATTGACGGCGCTCATAACGCCAATGCAACAGCCGTTAAAGCCTGGAAGGTTATGCCGGAATTAATGGTGCAGCATGGAATAAACTCCGCCTATTCAAAGATGGCAGGAATGAAACCCCAGAATATTTCACTGTCAACAGTACCTCCTACGGCACCTCCGGCACCCAGTATAAGGATTGACCTCCCTTATGCCGTAGCTTTGAGGGAGCTTTTCAAAGGCTACAAGATGAGGGCACAGATGAACACCAAATATATGGAATCCGACATGAGGGAAGCCACGGTGACCCACACCCTTAACCTTCTCATTTCAAGGCTTACAGGTGCGGACATACAAAGCACCATAACACCGGATGAAGGAAGAAACGTGCCCTGGCACTATAACAATATAAATGCCATAAACACCGCCAAGCAGGCCCTTTTAGGCATGGACGGCATAAATGAGATACTGGAGATTAAAAGAGACGGAGAGCTTGGAAAAAATGTAAGGGAATTAAAAGAGCGGGCCGTGCTCTTTTTAGAGGAGATATTGGAATACGGCGGATATTTTAACGCCGTGGAGCAGGGCTTTTTTGTAGATTCCGGATATTATCCCGAAAGAAACGGTGACGGAATAGCCCGCAGCATAAAGGGCGGTTCAGGCGCTGGCACCGTTGTTGAAAGGGACGCTGATTATATGGCCCCCGTATGCCATCATTTCGGATATAACAACCTTCCTCATGATGTCGAAAATCCCTGTGATTTAATCGGCGGCTGCACCCTGTGCAACCATGATAAGATTTCATATATAGACGAACTGGATGAAGAGGATAATGTATCTTCACGGCTTGAATCCACCTATGAATACAGAAAGACAGATAGTTTAAAGCCCGAGGTGGAATGGGCGGGGGACGGCATTATAAGCACCACATTCTTTTTGCCGGTAAATGAAAGAACGGCAGAATTTGCGGCAATAGAAATGGCAAAGAAAATGGGCCTTGAAGATGTGGTGGTCATACACAGGCAAAAGATGCAGGATGCGGAAGGCACCCTGGTGGAAGTAAAAGGGAAGCTTCCCTTTTCCATCGATATATCAAGCCTTGTAATTCCTGAAAAACCGGAAGTATTGTCCGATGATGATATAAAAAATTTCATAATGGAATATCCGTTAAAAATCGTGGCTGCAACTGCAGGCGAAGATGAGCATTCCGTCGGATTAAAGGAAATCATAGATATTAAGCACGGCGGTATAGAAAAATACGGCATAGAATGCCATTACCTCGGTACCTCCTGCCCTGTTGAAAAGCTGGTGGATGCCGCCATTGAAATAAATGCATGTGCCATACTCATAAGCACCATTATAACCCACAACAATGTTCATATTGACAACATGGCAAAATTAAACCAATTGTGCACTGAAAAGGGAGTCAGGGATAAAATAATACTGGTGGGAGGCGGCACCCAGGTATCCAATGAAATAGCGGTTTCAGCGGGTTTAGATGCAGGCTTCGGGAGAGGCACCCATGGAAACGACGTAGCCAGCTTCCTTGTAAAAAAGAAAATGGAAATGGGTGAATTTCAATATGAAAGCTGA
- a CDS encoding M48 family metallopeptidase: MSRIALDNLDTLEYEHQFDRKALEALKATPGLPALIKSIRKYSFDKIQKVVHTGSYLKISSFQFTHVNELFLEACRILGFSVPPKLYIKEQYEINAYATCFADPIVVLGSGCLDALSDDELLFIIGHELGHIKSQHLLYNDLATQISYFGSLIGELTLGIGGVLSRGLEVALLYWSRMSELTCDRAGLLVCQSFPASIMTTAKMAGVSKKYINEINADAFLQQAREFEGFDFDALDKIAKVYSVINSTHPWTVMRASELDKWVQSGGYSDVLSRKTQKKLITRPKVNLSCPNCGTPVENEDRFCPACGNSLK; the protein is encoded by the coding sequence ATGAGCAGAATAGCACTTGATAATCTTGATACACTGGAATATGAACATCAATTTGACAGAAAAGCATTGGAAGCTTTAAAAGCAACTCCCGGCCTTCCGGCATTAATAAAGTCCATAAGGAAGTATTCCTTTGATAAAATACAAAAAGTAGTACATACAGGCAGCTATCTTAAGATAAGTTCTTTTCAATTCACCCATGTAAATGAATTATTCCTGGAAGCATGCAGAATACTGGGGTTTTCAGTCCCTCCAAAATTATATATTAAAGAACAATACGAAATTAACGCATATGCAACATGCTTTGCTGACCCTATAGTGGTGCTGGGAAGCGGGTGTCTTGATGCCCTTTCTGATGATGAGTTACTCTTTATTATCGGCCATGAGTTAGGACATATAAAAAGCCAGCATCTTCTCTATAATGACCTTGCAACCCAAATATCATATTTTGGTTCTCTTATTGGCGAGTTAACCCTTGGGATAGGAGGTGTCCTGTCAAGGGGGCTGGAAGTGGCCTTATTATACTGGTCCAGAATGTCGGAATTGACCTGTGACCGTGCAGGCCTTCTTGTTTGCCAGAGCTTTCCCGCTTCTATAATGACAACAGCCAAAATGGCCGGAGTATCGAAAAAATATATAAATGAAATTAATGCGGATGCTTTTTTGCAGCAGGCAAGAGAATTTGAAGGTTTTGATTTTGATGCTCTTGATAAAATAGCTAAAGTCTATTCTGTCATTAATTCGACTCATCCCTGGACAGTAATGCGGGCATCGGAATTGGACAAATGGGTCCAGTCCGGCGGATACTCTGATGTACTGAGCAGAAAAACGCAAAAGAAATTGATTACACGTCCAAAAGTTAATTTATCCTGTCCTAACTGCGGAACGCCGGTAGAAAATGAAGACAGATTTTGCCCTGCATGCGGAAATTCATTGAAATAA
- a CDS encoding zinc ribbon domain-containing protein: MADKKQYTVNSGFDLGALSLEISEYLKNTQKLETQSFESNNEYIVQAREASAWKKFSGMDTATTVKLTLSNNILTAEIGKGKWLDKVAGAAVAWFVFAPILVTTAIGVYKQSKLPQSIFAQINDYVNRTILTASQNYQFITCKECGASVISSSAFCSSCGCKLTSNCSSCGSAIKTGERFCRSCGHAV, translated from the coding sequence ATGGCGGATAAAAAGCAGTATACAGTTAATAGCGGGTTTGATCTTGGAGCATTATCTTTAGAAATTTCGGAGTATCTGAAAAATACTCAAAAATTAGAGACCCAAAGTTTTGAAAGCAATAACGAATACATTGTTCAAGCAAGAGAAGCTTCCGCCTGGAAAAAGTTTTCGGGAATGGATACGGCCACTACAGTGAAATTGACATTATCAAATAACATCCTCACAGCAGAAATCGGTAAAGGCAAATGGTTGGACAAGGTAGCTGGAGCTGCCGTGGCCTGGTTTGTTTTCGCACCTATATTGGTAACCACAGCTATTGGTGTATACAAGCAGAGCAAACTTCCCCAAAGTATATTCGCCCAGATTAATGACTATGTAAACAGAACCATATTGACTGCCTCCCAAAATTACCAGTTCATCACATGTAAAGAATGCGGCGCCTCCGTCATTTCCAGTTCCGCCTTTTGTTCTTCCTGCGGATGCAAATTGACATCCAATTGCAGTTCTTGCGGTTCTGCAATAAAAACAGGTGAACGTTTTTGCAGAAGCTGCGGACATGCTGTTTAA
- the orr gene encoding ornithine racemase Orr, translated as MVNPRIEIDLYKLRHNTENIVKLCQSNNISVMGVAKVFCGNYDIAMEMVKGGVKYLSDSRIENIIALKGISIPKVLLRIPMPSEVEQVVEYADYSLNSEIGTIYKISDTCVKQHKTHKIILMFDLGDLREGIWYKDYFNFIEEVRYLPGVEIAGIGTNLTCYGGVIPTNLNLSVLTNIAKEIRQRLNIELPIVSGGNSSSLHLIENKNMPEGINNLRIGEAIALGRETAYGRQIEGLYDDCFMLYGEIIEVKRKPSLPFGQINMDAFGNKPEFTDKGMSKRAIVALGRQDIRHEDLIPCDSSMEILGASSDHLLLDITECKAEYEPGSEVKFKLGYGSLLSSMTSNYVKKVMLNPCNSPNTASL; from the coding sequence TTGGTGAATCCAAGGATTGAAATTGACCTTTACAAACTGAGGCATAATACTGAAAATATAGTTAAATTGTGTCAGAGCAATAATATATCCGTAATGGGAGTTGCAAAAGTATTTTGCGGCAATTATGACATTGCGATGGAAATGGTAAAGGGCGGCGTAAAATACCTTTCCGATTCCAGAATCGAAAATATAATAGCATTAAAAGGCATTAGCATCCCGAAGGTACTTTTACGCATTCCAATGCCCAGTGAAGTTGAACAGGTAGTGGAATATGCCGATTACAGCTTAAATTCAGAAATAGGCACCATATATAAAATTTCTGACACATGCGTAAAACAGCACAAAACCCATAAGATAATACTCATGTTTGACCTGGGAGATTTAAGAGAAGGCATATGGTATAAAGATTATTTTAACTTTATAGAGGAGGTAAGATATCTTCCGGGCGTAGAAATAGCAGGTATCGGAACAAACCTAACCTGCTACGGCGGAGTTATACCCACCAACTTGAATCTATCTGTTTTAACAAATATAGCAAAAGAAATAAGACAAAGGCTCAATATAGAACTTCCCATTGTATCGGGAGGCAATTCCAGCAGCCTCCATCTTATAGAAAATAAAAATATGCCTGAGGGTATTAACAACTTAAGAATCGGTGAAGCCATAGCCTTAGGCCGGGAAACTGCCTATGGAAGGCAGATTGAAGGCTTATATGACGATTGCTTTATGCTTTATGGCGAAATAATAGAGGTAAAGAGAAAACCCTCTCTGCCCTTTGGCCAGATCAATATGGATGCTTTTGGAAATAAGCCTGAGTTTACCGATAAAGGTATGAGTAAAAGAGCAATAGTTGCTTTAGGTCGTCAGGATATAAGACACGAGGATCTTATACCCTGTGATAGCAGTATGGAAATATTAGGCGCCAGCAGCGATCATCTGCTCCTTGATATAACAGAGTGTAAAGCTGAATATGAACCGGGGAGCGAAGTCAAATTCAAACTAGGCTATGGAAGCCTCTTAAGCTCCATGACATCAAATTATGTAAAAAAGGTAATGCTTAACCCTTGTAACTCTCCGAATACAGCATCTCTTTAA
- a CDS encoding ABC transporter ATP-binding protein: MFIIVEDLKKSYSAGESTNEVLKGISLTLEKGQVGAILGPSGSGKSTLMNIIGGVDRADSGRVQIDGLELTELNDDKLTDYRRNEVGFIFQFYNLVPNLTVGENIEVVSNIAKNPLDVDTVLKAVGLEMKKRSFPRELSGGEQQRVAIARAIVKNPKLLLCDEPTGALDYETSRSVLALLQKVNRDFGTTILMITHNTAIGDMAHMVYKLRSGEIAETILHEEILAAERIEW; this comes from the coding sequence TTGTTTATTATAGTCGAAGATCTAAAAAAGAGCTACAGTGCAGGTGAAAGCACTAATGAAGTTCTAAAAGGAATCAGTCTGACATTGGAAAAGGGTCAGGTAGGAGCAATTCTCGGCCCGTCCGGCTCAGGAAAATCTACCCTGATGAACATAATCGGCGGTGTTGACCGTGCGGACAGCGGCCGCGTTCAGATCGACGGTCTGGAATTAACAGAGCTTAACGACGACAAGCTGACGGATTACCGGCGGAATGAGGTCGGTTTTATCTTCCAGTTTTACAATCTCGTCCCCAATCTCACTGTGGGGGAAAATATCGAGGTAGTATCCAATATAGCTAAAAATCCGCTGGATGTCGATACTGTGCTGAAAGCCGTTGGCCTTGAAATGAAAAAAAGGAGCTTCCCCCGGGAGCTTTCGGGTGGAGAGCAGCAGCGTGTCGCCATTGCCCGTGCTATCGTCAAAAACCCGAAACTGCTTCTGTGCGACGAGCCAACCGGAGCTTTGGATTATGAAACATCCCGCAGCGTACTTGCTCTTTTACAAAAAGTCAACCGGGATTTTGGCACAACCATCCTGATGATTACCCATAATACAGCCATAGGAGATATGGCACATATGGTCTACAAGCTGCGCAGCGGCGAGATCGCAGAAACAATCCTGCATGAGGAAATCCTCGCAGCAGAAAGGATTGAGTGGTAA
- a CDS encoding DUF362 domain-containing protein produces the protein MNKSCKDLLHNSPHMRKMIAEINLAYKPDFILMDGIEVFTDGAPMSGVRKRADVMLISRDRIALDAVGLCVLKSLKSNDKIMNTPIFKQEQIARAMELKLGISAP, from the coding sequence ATCAATAAATCCTGCAAGGATTTATTACACAATTCACCTCATATGAGAAAGATGATTGCCGAGATTAATTTAGCATACAAGCCTGATTTTATATTAATGGACGGAATTGAAGTATTCACAGACGGGGCTCCTATGTCAGGCGTCAGAAAAAGGGCGGATGTAATGCTTATATCTAGAGACAGGATTGCCTTAGACGCTGTTGGCCTTTGTGTTTTAAAAAGCCTAAAAAGCAATGATAAAATAATGAATACTCCCATTTTTAAACAGGAACAGATTGCCCGGGCAATGGAACTGAAGCTTGGAATATCGGCCCCCTGA